The following proteins come from a genomic window of Sorex araneus isolate mSorAra2 chromosome 1, mSorAra2.pri, whole genome shotgun sequence:
- the RAPGEF1 gene encoding rap guanine nucleotide exchange factor 1 isoform X1, which produces MGNAAEAQTPARQSPGSPWRQDSQRSHLSSFTMKLMDKFHSPKIKRTPSKKGKPAEVSVKIPDKPVNKEAAARPLPERCAPPLDLEPQAVEFMSASDQRQKNQSWLGEKEKEVVSALRYFKTIVDKMAIDKKVLEMLPGSASKVLEAILPLVQTDPRIQHSSALSSCYSRVYQSLANLIRWSDQVMLEGVDSDDKDMVTSVKGVIKAVLDGVKELVKLTIEKQGHPSPTSPAKPSPPACRSEGSQPELPLTDREMEILNKTASLSPPPELLPDAVDGEAAPPKPPLPGIRVVDNSPPPALPPKKRQSAPSPTRVAVVAPMSRATSGSSLPAGINRQDFDVDCYAQRRLSGGSHSYGGESPRLSPCSSMGKLSKSDEQLSSLDRDSGQGSRNTSCETLDHYDPDYEFLQQDLSDADQLPPQAACGLSPLPESSGEAGPPCPGPRVPLPPDLPPALPQKKRRSAASQTSEGSGGRAACERHPSQYDNVPEAELHSPGAFPPFAAVAPFQQGAAPSPAEFVGDFTVLEPTGDPEKPPPLPEKKNKHMLAYMQLLEDYSEPQPSVFYQTPQSEHVYQQKNRHLMEVYGFNDSFSGDGPQELAPPPALPPKQRQLQASYAASSFSSVSYTTVAFSPEDGSAAPGLSASVSNSFLSRHGALAVPSHKSVLRSYSQGFVPPRRAPGQPCLPHASSSSPHFPAVLPSRSSDLAGPAAGLPASTADGPLSASQESTVRGNAVCLPSETSLSAAPPTPPESPAARDGHPRGPASAGGAAGTEGRDGGERLPSSPDAGESAQSEEEVDELSLIDHSEIMARLTLKQEGDDGPDVRGGSGDILLVHATETDRKDLVLYCEAFLTTYRTFITPEELIKKLQYRYEKFSAFADTFKKRVSKNTFFVLVRVVDELCLVELTEEILRLLMELVFRLVCSGELSLARVLRRNILDKVEQRRRLRCGHSDQPLAARGVAARPGTLHDFHSHEIAEQLTLLDAELFYKIEIPEVLLWAKEQNEEKSPNLTQFTEHFNNMSYWVRSIIMLQEKAQDRERLLLKFIKIMKHLRKLNNFNSYLAILSALDSAPIRRLEWQKQTSEGLAEYCTLIDSSSSFRAYRAALSEVEPPCIPYLGLILQDLTFVHLGNPDYIDGKVNFSKRWQQFNILDSMRCFQQAHYDIRRNDDVISFFNDFSDHLAEEALWELSLKIKPRNIARRKTDREEKT; this is translated from the exons ACTCCCAGCGTTCCCACCTCTCGTCCTTCACCATGAAGCTCATGGACAAGTTCCACTCGCCCAAGATCAAGCGGACGCCGTCCAAGAAGGGGAAGCCCGCCGAGGTGTCGGTGAAGATCCCCGACAAGCCGGTAAACAAA GAGGCGGCAGCCAGACCCCTCCCCGAGCGCTGCGCCCCCCCCCTGGACCTGGAGCCGCAGGCAGTAGAGTTTATGTCCGCCAGTGATCAGAGGCAGAAG AACCAGAGCTggctgggagagaaggagaaggaggtggtCAGTGCCTTGCGCTACTTTAAGACCATCGTGGACAAGATGGCCATCGACAAGAAGGTCCTGGAGATGCTGCCCGGCTCGGCCAGCAAGGTGCTGGAGGCCATCCTGCCCCTGGTGCAGACTGACCCCCGCATCCAGCACAG CTCGGCCCTGTCCTCCTGCTACAGCCGCGTGTACCAGAGCCTCGCCAACCTCATCCGCTGGTCCGACCAGGTCATGCTGGAGGGCGTGGACTCGGACGACAAGGACATGGTGACCAGCGTGAAGGGGGTCATCAAGGCAGTGCTGGACGGAGTGAAG GAGCTGGTCAAGCTGACCATCGAGAAGCAGGGGCACCCGTCCCCCACCAGCCCGGCGAAGCCCAGCCCCCCGGCCTGCAGGTCTGAAGG CAGCCAGCCCGAGCTGCCGCTGACTGACCGGGAGATGGAGATCCTGAACAAGACGGCCAGCCTGTCCCCGCCCCCCGAGCTGCTCCCCGACGCCGTGGACGGGGAGGCCgcgccccccaagccccccttACCCGGCATCCGCGTGGTGGATAACAG ccccccgcccgcaCTGCCGCCCAAGAAGCGCCAGTCGGCCCCGTCCCCAACACGCGTGGCCGTCGTGGCCCCCATGAGCCGGGCCACCAGCGGCTCCAGTTTGCCGGCCGGCATCAACAGGCAG GACTTCGACGTGGACTGCTACGCGCAGCGGCGGCTGTCGGGCGGCAGCCACTCGTACGGGGGCGAGTCCCCGCGCCTCTCCCCCTGCAGCAGCATGGGCAAGCTCAGCAAGTCGGACGAGCAGCTGTCCTCGCTGGAccgggacagcgggcagggctcccGGAACACCAGCTGTGAGACGCTCG atCACTACGACCCCGACTACGAGTTCCTGCAGCAGGACCTCTCCGACGCCGACCAGCTGCCCCCGCAGGCGGCCTGCGGCCTCAGCCCGCTGCCCGAGTCCTCGGGGGAGGCCGGcccgccctgccccgggccccgcgTCCCGCTGCCCCCCGacctgcccccggccctgccccagaAGAAGCGCCGGAGCGCGGCCTCGCAGACGTCGGAGGGCTCGGGGGGCCGCGCGGCCTGCGAGCGCCACCCGTCCCAGTACGACAACGTCCCCGAGGCCGAGCTGCACAGCCCCGGCGCCTTCCCGCCCTTCGCCGCCGTGGCCCCCTTCCAGCAGGgcgcggcccccagccccgccgagTTCGTGGGCGACTTCACGGTGCTGGAGCCCACGGGCGACCCCGAGAAGCCGCCGCCCCTCCCGGAGAAGAAGAACAAGCACA TGCTCGCCTACATGCAGCTGCTGGAGGACTACTCGGAGCCGCAGCCGTCCGTGTTCTACCAGACGCCGCAGAGCGAGCACgtgtaccagcagaagaaccggCACCTCATGGAGGTCTATGGCTTCAACGACTCCTTCAGCGGCGACGGCCCCCAGGagctggccccgccccccgccctgccccccaagcAGCGGCAGCTG CAGGCCTCCTATgctgcctcttccttctcctctgtcTCCTACACAACAGTGGCCTTCAGCCCCGAGGACGGCAGTGCCGCTCCGGGCCTCAGTGCGTCCGTCTCTAACTCCTTTCTCAGCCGGCATGGCGCCCTGGCCGTGCCCTCG CACAAGTCCGTGCTCAGGTCCTACTCGCAGGGCTTCGTGCCGCCCCGCCGGGCGCCCGGGCAGCCCTGCCTGCCgcacgcctcctcctcctctccgcaCTTCCCCGCTGTCCTCCCGTCTCGCAGCTCTGACCTGGCGGGGCCCGCGGCCGGCCTGCCCGCCAGCACCGCCGACGGGCCCCTCTCGGCTTCTCAGGAGAGCACCGTTCGCGGGAACGCTGTCTGCCTCCCCTCCGAAACCTCTCTCTCTGCCGCGCCCCCGACGCCTCCG GAGTCCCCAGCTGCGAGGGACGGACACCCCCGAGGGCCCGCGTCGGCTGGCGGTGCGGCCGGGACGGAAGGCAGAGACGGCGGGGAGAG GCTGCCTTCGTCCCCGGACGCCGGGGAGTCCGCGCAGTCGGAGGAGGAGGTGGACGAGCTGTCCCTCATCGACCACAGCGAGATCATGGCCAGGCTGACGCTCAAGCAGGAG GGTGACGACGGGCCGGACGTGCGAGGGGGCTCGGGGGACATCCTGCTGGTGCACGCTACCGAGACGGACAGGAAAG ACCTGGTGCTGTACTGCGAGGCCTTCCTGACCACCTACAGAACCTTCATTACCCCCGAGGAGCTCATCAAGAAGCTGCAGTATCG CTACGAGAAATTCTCGGCTTTCGCCGACACCTTCAAGAAGCGCGTGAGCAAGAACACCTTCTTCGTGCTGGTGCGGGTGGTGGACGAGCTCTG CCTCGTGGAGCTGACGGAGGAGATCCTGCGGCTGCTGATGGAGCTGGTCTTCCGCCTGGTGTGCAGCGGCGAGCTCAGCCTGGCCCGCGTGCTCCGCCGGAACATCCTGGACAAGGTGGAGCAGAGGCGGCGGCTGCGCTGCGGCCACTCCGACCAGCCGCTGGCGGCCAGGGGCGTGGCGGCCAG GCCGGGGACCCTGCACGACTTCCACAGCCACGAGATCGCCGAGCAGCTCACCCTGCTGGACGCCGAGCTCTTCTACAAGATCGAG ATCCCCGAGGTCCTGCTGTGGGCGAAGGAGCAGAATGAGGAGAAGAGCCCCAACCTCACGCAGTTCACGGAGCACTTCAACAACATGTCCTACTG GGTCCGCTCCATCATCATGCTGCAGGAGAAGGCCCAGGACCGGGAGCGGCTGCTGCTCAAGTTCATCAAGATCATGAAG CACTTACGGAAGCTGAACAACTTCAACTCGTACCTGGCCATCCTCTCGGCGCTGGACTCGGCGCCCATCCGCAGGCTGGAGTGGCAGAAGCAGACGTCGGAG ggcctggCCGAGTACTGCACGCTGATCGACAGCTCGTCGTCCTTCCGCGCCTACCGGGCCGCCCTGTCCGAGGTGGAGCCGCCCTGCATCCCTTACCT GGGCCTCATCCTGCAGGACCTGACCTTCGTGCACCTGGGCAACCCCGACTACATCGACGGCAAAGTGAACTTCTCCAAGCGCTGGCAGCAGTTCAACATCCTGGACAGCATGCGCTGCTTCCAGCAGGC gcaCTACGACATCCGGAGGAACGACGACGTCATCAGCTTCTTCAACGACTTCAGCGACCACCTGGCGGAGGAGGCGCTGTGGGAGCTGTCGCTGAAGATCAAGCCCCGGAACATCGCCCGCAGGAAGACAGACCGCGAGGAGAAGACCTAG
- the RAPGEF1 gene encoding rap guanine nucleotide exchange factor 1 isoform X5, whose product MGNAAEAQTPARQSPGSPWRQDSQRSHLSSFTMKLMDKFHSPKIKRTPSKKGKPAEVSVKIPDKPEAAARPLPERCAPPLDLEPQAVEFMSASDQRQKNQSWLGEKEKEVVSALRYFKTIVDKMAIDKKVLEMLPGSASKVLEAILPLVQTDPRIQHSSALSSCYSRVYQSLANLIRWSDQVMLEGVDSDDKDMVTSVKGVIKAVLDGVKELVKLTIEKQGHPSPTSPAKPSPPACRSEGSQPELPLTDREMEILNKTASLSPPPELLPDAVDGEAAPPKPPLPGIRVVDNSPPPALPPKKRQSAPSPTRVAVVAPMSRATSGSSLPAGINRQDFDVDCYAQRRLSGGSHSYGGESPRLSPCSSMGKLSKSDEQLSSLDRDSGQGSRNTSCETLDHYDPDYEFLQQDLSDADQLPPQAACGLSPLPESSGEAGPPCPGPRVPLPPDLPPALPQKKRRSAASQTSEGSGGRAACERHPSQYDNVPEAELHSPGAFPPFAAVAPFQQGAAPSPAEFVGDFTVLEPTGDPEKPPPLPEKKNKHMLAYMQLLEDYSEPQPSVFYQTPQSEHVYQQKNRHLMEVYGFNDSFSGDGPQELAPPPALPPKQRQLQASYAASSFSSVSYTTVAFSPEDGSAAPGLSASVSNSFLSRHGALAVPSHKSVLRSYSQGFVPPRRAPGQPCLPHASSSSPHFPAVLPSRSSDLAGPAAGLPASTADGPLSASQESTVRGNAVCLPSETSLSAAPPTPPESPAARDGHPRGPASAGGAAGTEGRDGGERLPSSPDAGESAQSEEEVDELSLIDHSEIMARLTLKQEGDDGPDVRGGSGDILLVHATETDRKDLVLYCEAFLTTYRTFITPEELIKKLQYRYEKFSAFADTFKKRVSKNTFFVLVRVVDELCLVELTEEILRLLMELVFRLVCSGELSLARVLRRNILDKVEQRRRLRCGHSDQPLAARGVAARPGTLHDFHSHEIAEQLTLLDAELFYKIEIPEVLLWAKEQNEEKSPNLTQFTEHFNNMSYWVRSIIMLQEKAQDRERLLLKFIKIMKHLRKLNNFNSYLAILSALDSAPIRRLEWQKQTSEGLAEYCTLIDSSSSFRAYRAALSEVEPPCIPYLGLILQDLTFVHLGNPDYIDGKVNFSKRWQQFNILDSMRCFQQAHYDIRRNDDVISFFNDFSDHLAEEALWELSLKIKPRNIARRKTDREEKT is encoded by the exons ACTCCCAGCGTTCCCACCTCTCGTCCTTCACCATGAAGCTCATGGACAAGTTCCACTCGCCCAAGATCAAGCGGACGCCGTCCAAGAAGGGGAAGCCCGCCGAGGTGTCGGTGAAGATCCCCGACAAGCCG GAGGCGGCAGCCAGACCCCTCCCCGAGCGCTGCGCCCCCCCCCTGGACCTGGAGCCGCAGGCAGTAGAGTTTATGTCCGCCAGTGATCAGAGGCAGAAG AACCAGAGCTggctgggagagaaggagaaggaggtggtCAGTGCCTTGCGCTACTTTAAGACCATCGTGGACAAGATGGCCATCGACAAGAAGGTCCTGGAGATGCTGCCCGGCTCGGCCAGCAAGGTGCTGGAGGCCATCCTGCCCCTGGTGCAGACTGACCCCCGCATCCAGCACAG CTCGGCCCTGTCCTCCTGCTACAGCCGCGTGTACCAGAGCCTCGCCAACCTCATCCGCTGGTCCGACCAGGTCATGCTGGAGGGCGTGGACTCGGACGACAAGGACATGGTGACCAGCGTGAAGGGGGTCATCAAGGCAGTGCTGGACGGAGTGAAG GAGCTGGTCAAGCTGACCATCGAGAAGCAGGGGCACCCGTCCCCCACCAGCCCGGCGAAGCCCAGCCCCCCGGCCTGCAGGTCTGAAGG CAGCCAGCCCGAGCTGCCGCTGACTGACCGGGAGATGGAGATCCTGAACAAGACGGCCAGCCTGTCCCCGCCCCCCGAGCTGCTCCCCGACGCCGTGGACGGGGAGGCCgcgccccccaagccccccttACCCGGCATCCGCGTGGTGGATAACAG ccccccgcccgcaCTGCCGCCCAAGAAGCGCCAGTCGGCCCCGTCCCCAACACGCGTGGCCGTCGTGGCCCCCATGAGCCGGGCCACCAGCGGCTCCAGTTTGCCGGCCGGCATCAACAGGCAG GACTTCGACGTGGACTGCTACGCGCAGCGGCGGCTGTCGGGCGGCAGCCACTCGTACGGGGGCGAGTCCCCGCGCCTCTCCCCCTGCAGCAGCATGGGCAAGCTCAGCAAGTCGGACGAGCAGCTGTCCTCGCTGGAccgggacagcgggcagggctcccGGAACACCAGCTGTGAGACGCTCG atCACTACGACCCCGACTACGAGTTCCTGCAGCAGGACCTCTCCGACGCCGACCAGCTGCCCCCGCAGGCGGCCTGCGGCCTCAGCCCGCTGCCCGAGTCCTCGGGGGAGGCCGGcccgccctgccccgggccccgcgTCCCGCTGCCCCCCGacctgcccccggccctgccccagaAGAAGCGCCGGAGCGCGGCCTCGCAGACGTCGGAGGGCTCGGGGGGCCGCGCGGCCTGCGAGCGCCACCCGTCCCAGTACGACAACGTCCCCGAGGCCGAGCTGCACAGCCCCGGCGCCTTCCCGCCCTTCGCCGCCGTGGCCCCCTTCCAGCAGGgcgcggcccccagccccgccgagTTCGTGGGCGACTTCACGGTGCTGGAGCCCACGGGCGACCCCGAGAAGCCGCCGCCCCTCCCGGAGAAGAAGAACAAGCACA TGCTCGCCTACATGCAGCTGCTGGAGGACTACTCGGAGCCGCAGCCGTCCGTGTTCTACCAGACGCCGCAGAGCGAGCACgtgtaccagcagaagaaccggCACCTCATGGAGGTCTATGGCTTCAACGACTCCTTCAGCGGCGACGGCCCCCAGGagctggccccgccccccgccctgccccccaagcAGCGGCAGCTG CAGGCCTCCTATgctgcctcttccttctcctctgtcTCCTACACAACAGTGGCCTTCAGCCCCGAGGACGGCAGTGCCGCTCCGGGCCTCAGTGCGTCCGTCTCTAACTCCTTTCTCAGCCGGCATGGCGCCCTGGCCGTGCCCTCG CACAAGTCCGTGCTCAGGTCCTACTCGCAGGGCTTCGTGCCGCCCCGCCGGGCGCCCGGGCAGCCCTGCCTGCCgcacgcctcctcctcctctccgcaCTTCCCCGCTGTCCTCCCGTCTCGCAGCTCTGACCTGGCGGGGCCCGCGGCCGGCCTGCCCGCCAGCACCGCCGACGGGCCCCTCTCGGCTTCTCAGGAGAGCACCGTTCGCGGGAACGCTGTCTGCCTCCCCTCCGAAACCTCTCTCTCTGCCGCGCCCCCGACGCCTCCG GAGTCCCCAGCTGCGAGGGACGGACACCCCCGAGGGCCCGCGTCGGCTGGCGGTGCGGCCGGGACGGAAGGCAGAGACGGCGGGGAGAG GCTGCCTTCGTCCCCGGACGCCGGGGAGTCCGCGCAGTCGGAGGAGGAGGTGGACGAGCTGTCCCTCATCGACCACAGCGAGATCATGGCCAGGCTGACGCTCAAGCAGGAG GGTGACGACGGGCCGGACGTGCGAGGGGGCTCGGGGGACATCCTGCTGGTGCACGCTACCGAGACGGACAGGAAAG ACCTGGTGCTGTACTGCGAGGCCTTCCTGACCACCTACAGAACCTTCATTACCCCCGAGGAGCTCATCAAGAAGCTGCAGTATCG CTACGAGAAATTCTCGGCTTTCGCCGACACCTTCAAGAAGCGCGTGAGCAAGAACACCTTCTTCGTGCTGGTGCGGGTGGTGGACGAGCTCTG CCTCGTGGAGCTGACGGAGGAGATCCTGCGGCTGCTGATGGAGCTGGTCTTCCGCCTGGTGTGCAGCGGCGAGCTCAGCCTGGCCCGCGTGCTCCGCCGGAACATCCTGGACAAGGTGGAGCAGAGGCGGCGGCTGCGCTGCGGCCACTCCGACCAGCCGCTGGCGGCCAGGGGCGTGGCGGCCAG GCCGGGGACCCTGCACGACTTCCACAGCCACGAGATCGCCGAGCAGCTCACCCTGCTGGACGCCGAGCTCTTCTACAAGATCGAG ATCCCCGAGGTCCTGCTGTGGGCGAAGGAGCAGAATGAGGAGAAGAGCCCCAACCTCACGCAGTTCACGGAGCACTTCAACAACATGTCCTACTG GGTCCGCTCCATCATCATGCTGCAGGAGAAGGCCCAGGACCGGGAGCGGCTGCTGCTCAAGTTCATCAAGATCATGAAG CACTTACGGAAGCTGAACAACTTCAACTCGTACCTGGCCATCCTCTCGGCGCTGGACTCGGCGCCCATCCGCAGGCTGGAGTGGCAGAAGCAGACGTCGGAG ggcctggCCGAGTACTGCACGCTGATCGACAGCTCGTCGTCCTTCCGCGCCTACCGGGCCGCCCTGTCCGAGGTGGAGCCGCCCTGCATCCCTTACCT GGGCCTCATCCTGCAGGACCTGACCTTCGTGCACCTGGGCAACCCCGACTACATCGACGGCAAAGTGAACTTCTCCAAGCGCTGGCAGCAGTTCAACATCCTGGACAGCATGCGCTGCTTCCAGCAGGC gcaCTACGACATCCGGAGGAACGACGACGTCATCAGCTTCTTCAACGACTTCAGCGACCACCTGGCGGAGGAGGCGCTGTGGGAGCTGTCGCTGAAGATCAAGCCCCGGAACATCGCCCGCAGGAAGACAGACCGCGAGGAGAAGACCTAG